In the genome of Populus trichocarpa isolate Nisqually-1 chromosome 6, P.trichocarpa_v4.1, whole genome shotgun sequence, one region contains:
- the LOC127905494 gene encoding uncharacterized protein LOC127905494, translating into MELFVETHVRSQDRQKGVQQFVDNRAQHFVETYNSRLRERYGDNPSTHPDFDPDLWMEAGSSGGPDKNRVYRLSNTTAENLCSARSVSTVGSSPSVSNTQSEEFIALKQQYQQLSTNYDELRQIVMEM; encoded by the exons atggagctgtttgtagagacgcatgtgcggagtcaagaccgccaaaagggggtgcagcagttcgtggacaaccgtgctcagcacttcgtg gagacctataatagccggttgagggagagatatggggacaatccgtcgacccatccagatttcgatccagatttgtggatggaggcgggatcgtctggtggacccgataaaaatcgggtctacaggctctccaacactacggctgaaaacttgtgttcggctcgtagtgtctcaactgttggaagctctccatcagtatcgaacacccagtctgaggagttcattgcgttgaaacaacaatatcaacaactctcgacgaattatgatgagctccgtcaaatagtcatggagatgtga